Part of the Candidatus Brocadia sinica JPN1 genome, ATGGTCAGTACGGCAAGGATGAAAATAACCTTTTGCCATTCGTAATGGGACGACCCGAACGCGGTCATAAAGATGCGCAAAAAGGCGGCGAAGCCTGCAGCCTTGGGTCCTACAGACATAAAGGCCGTTATCGCCGTAGGCGCCCCTTCGTAGACATCGGGTACCCACGCATGGAAGGGTACAGAAGCGACCTTGAATCCAAGTCCAATGATTATCAACCCCATTCCCATAAGTAACAGGGGGTCAGAGATGCCTCCCTTACCTGCAATAAAACCAGCGATTTGTCTAAGGTTGATCGTGCCTGTCGTACCGTAAATAGCGGAGATACCATAGAGCAAAAAGCCCGTGGCGAATGCACCCAGTAAAAAATATTTCAGAGACGCCTCGTTTGAGATGAGTTTTGACCGTTTAAAACCTGTCAGGATGTAAATACTGATGGACATGACCTCCAGGCCGATGTAAATGTTCAGCAAATCGGCCCCGGATGCCATCAGCATCATGCCTATGGTTGAAAACATGATAAGGGCATAATATTCCCCGTGGTTGATCTCCTCGCGTTTAATGTAACTGTGTGAAATCAGGACCGTAAGCCCTGTACTAAGCAGGAAGATAAAGTTAAAAAACAGGGAATAATTATCTATGGTAAAGGTTTCATGAAAAGAGAAGAGTGTCGTTCCTGTAGGATTTCTGGCAAAGATGGCAGCAGTGACAATACCCATCAATGACAGATAGGCAAGGAGGTTCTTCTCCCCCAATCTCCTTGAAGATAAGACATCCACCAGGAGCACAATCATGGCAAAACCTGCCAGGATCAGGATCGGCAGGATGCTCAGGACATTAAACGTCATTATGGAAACATTTGTCATATCATATTACCTTGCAATACGTTATTTTTCAGCAACTCTCGTCTGAATGTAAAATTATTTGTGATAAATCCGATTCCTTTGGGCTTTATTCATTGGAGTTTGTTTTGGGTTTCGGATTTCGAGCTTCGAATCTATTTTTCACTACCACTCTGTTTTGGCCTCAGGGATTATGTCAATCTTTGGCGCAACATTTTTCGGTAATTGCCCCAGGTTGCTTTGCTTTTGTACCCCGGACACCATATCTGTCTTTTCTCCCGCCTTCTTTAAGAGGTGGTTCACCGAGGCATCCATCTTTCTCAGGAACGAGTTGGGATAGATGCCTATCCAGAAGATTATCATTATGATGGGGATCAGGATAGCAAGTTCCCGTTTGTTCATATCAGGTAATGTCTTATTTTCCTCGTGGGTTATTTCATGAAACATGACCCTTTGAAACATCCAGAGCATGTACACCGCCGCAAGGATAATGCCCGATGTTGCGATGGATGCGTACAGCATGCGTGACTTGAATGTACCCACCAGAATGAGAAATTCCCCGACAAAGCCGTTTAATCCCGGCAATCCTATCGAGGATAGGGTAACGATCATAAAGAAAGTGGCAAAGACCGGTATCCGTTTGGTTAAACCTCCAAAGTCCGCAATCATGCGTGTGTGTCTTCTTTCATACAGCATGCCGACTACCAGGAAGAGTGCCCCGGTGCTGAGACCATGATTAACCATTTGGGTAATACCACCCTCGATGCCCTGGATATTGAAGGCAAAGATGCCCAGCATGACAAATCCCAGGTGGCTCACGCTGGAATAGGCGACGAGTTTTTTCAGATCATCCTGCACCATGGAGACCAGGGCACCATAAATGATACCCACAATTGCCATCCATGAAATTACCGGTATGAATGCATGACTTGCCTCCGGGAACAGCGGGAGGCAGAACCTGACAAATCCGTACGTTCCCATCTTTAAGAGTACCCCCGCCAGGATCACACTTCCGGCTGTGGGCGCTTCCACGTGGGCATCCGGCAGCCACGTGTGAAAGGGAAACATGGGTACTTTAATGGCAAAGGCAAAGGCAAATGCCAGGAATAACCAGAACTGAACGGCAAAAGACAGATCGAGCCGGTAAAATTCCAGGAGATTAAAGGTGTATTCTCCCGTTGCCCGATAATTCAGAAAATACAAGGCAATGATGGCCAGGAGCATGAACACGCTGCCGGCCATGGTATAAAGAAAGAATTTTACGGCTGCGTAAATCCTCCTCGGCCCTCCCCAGACGCCAATGAGGAGATACATGGGAATGAGCATGAGTTCCCAGAACACATAAAACAAAAATACATCCAGGGAAATAAACACGCCAATCATGCCCGTCTCCAGCACCAGCATGGCAACCATGTATTCCCTCACGTTCCTGGCGACATGCCATGAGGCCAGGATGGCAAGAGGTGTGATAAAGGTTGTCAGGAGTATCAGAAAGAGGCTGATCCCATCGATTCCAACATGGTAATGAATTCCAAAGGATGGGATCCACCGCAGTTTTTCGACAAACTGCATCTCATACGTACGCGCGTCAAAGGCAAAGTATAAGGGCAGGGAAATGAAAAATACCACTATGGATACTAACAGGGCTGTCGCCCGAATGAGTTCAGCCCTTCTTGAATCCATCGAAAGGATAAAGAATACCCCGATGATCGGAAGAAAGGCTATAAGTGAAAGAATAGGCATAGATATTCGGTTATTTCAAAATTACCGTCGTTATTAATTTGATATTTAAAAAAATTTCATTCAGTAGGGTGGATTAAGGCACTGTCTTTTACGCCGAATCCACCTTTCCACATTTTTCTAAATGGTGGATTCGCTTCGCTTAATCCACCCTCCCCGCTAATGATCTTAACTTTTTCTATAACAAGATTAAAATCCCTTTACACCCAGTTTCTCATGCGGCTGAGCGCTTACAGCGAAGCCCATGCCACCCAGCCCAGTTCAACCTTACTTTCCCCTGCCCAATACCATAAATACGATAATAAAGATGCAACCAATCACAATATAAAAAGCATAATTGCGTATATATCCCGTTTGTAAGAGACGCAGGACATTGCCAATTCCCCCGACAAGACGGGCAATGCCGTTTACAGAACCGTCGATCATCCCGCTATCCACACGCTTCCATAATTGGACTGAGATTTTTTTTGTAGGGTTTACAAAGAGGGCATCGTACATTTCATCGACATAATATTTATTCAGCAGCAGTTTATAAATTACCCGGAACCGCCCTGCCAGTTTTCCGGGCAGTTCAGTTTTTTTCCTGTACATTTGATACGCAAGGAATATGCCCGCAAGCGCGATAGCTGTGGAAATGACCATCATCAGATAGGGAAGCCATGCGCTGTGGTGCACACCGGCTTCAGCTGCAGAACTTTCAGCGTGGCCATGCTCACCAAACACCGGCGACAAAAAGCCGGTGATGGCGCTTGCACCGGGGATGCCCAGGAATCCGCCAAAAAAGGAAAGTCCCGCAAGTATCATTAACGGCAGTGTCATATTTTTGGGGGATTCATGGAGATGTTCCATGGCATGGTGATCCACACGGGATTCACCGTGAAACGTCATAAATAGCAAACGGAACATATAAAAGGCCGTTAAAAAGGCCGCAAAAGCCCCAATCATCCAGTATATGAAGTTTCCGCGGACAAGCGATTCCAATAAAATTTCGTCTTTGCTGAAGAATCCTGCAAAGGGCGGAATGCCGGCAATGGCAACAGTGCCGATCAAAAATGTCTTGTAGGTAACGGGAATATGATGCCTCAGTCCACCCATCTTTCTCATGTCCTGTTCACCGGACAGAGCATGAATAACGCTGCCAGAACCCAGGAATAACAATGCCTTGAAAAATGCGTGGATCATAAGATGAAAGACGCCTGCCGTAAAAGCACCCACACCGCACGCCAGAAACATATATCCCAGCTGACTGATGGTGGAATACGCCAATACACGCTTGATGTCGTTTTGCACCAGCCCTATGGATGCCGCAAAGAGCGCCGTTCCTGCGCCAATACTTGCCACCACGGTCATGGTGAACGGGGATAACAGATACAGGACGTTGCAGCGTGCGATCATATAGACGCCCGCCGTTACCATCGTTGCCGCATGGATAAGCGCGCTGACAGGCGTTGGGCCTTCCATGGCATCGGGTAACCAGGTATACAGGGGTATCTGGGCAGACTTACCCGTTGCACCCATGAACAGGAGAAGGGTAATGATCGTTACCGTGAAGCTACCCACTTCGAAATTTCCATGAGAAGCGGCACTGAATACCTCCGTAAAATCGATGCTATGGAAAGTCAGGAAGATAAGCATGATGCCCAGGGCAAAGCCGAAATCGCCAACCCGGTTGACCACGAAGGCCTTTTTGGCCGCATTTGAGGCAGACTTTTTTTCAAACCAGAAACCGATAAGCAGATATGAACACAACCCTACCGCTTCCCATCCAATGAACATAAGGAGAAAATTATTGCCCAAAACGAGCAACAGCATAGAGAAGGTAAACAGATTCAGGTAGCAAAAATAGCGGTGGTAACCTTTATCCTCATGCATATAGCCAATCGAATAGATGTGGATAAGGAATCCCACCCCGGTAACGACAAGGATCATGAGTGAAGACAGGGGATCTACCTGCAGACCTGCAGCCGATTTGAATGAGCCTGATTCAATCCAGCTAAAGAGATGTTTTTCAAACAACCTTTCGCCGGGGGGAAGCTGAAGGAGTCCGCAAAAGACAAGTATCGACACAAAGAAGGAAAGGCCAATTGCCCCGCAGGCAATGTAGCCAACGGTTTCCTTGCGCAGCCTTTTACCGATAAGACCGTTGATGGCAGCCCCAATTAAGGGAAATACCAGGATCAGCGCGACAAGATTGAGCATGCAGTTCCTACCATTTCATAATATTTATATCGTCAATGTTTACGGTTTCTTTATTCCTGAACACGGCTACGATGATTGCCAAACCGACAGCGGCCTCGGCTGCGGCAACGGTCATGGTAAAAAATACAAATAATTGACCCTGCATGGAATTGAGGTAGTGGGCAAATGCCACAAACGACAGATTGACGGCGTTCAGCATGAGCTCGATACACATAAAGATTATGATCGCGTTCCTCCGTATCATGACACCTACAACACCAAGCGTAAACAGGATTGCGCTCAGTACGAGATAGTGGGTGATGGTAATCATTATAGTTTCCTCTTTGCCAGCATAATAGCTCCGATAGCCGCTACGAACAGGAGAATAGACGTTATCTCGAACGGCAGCAGATAATCAGTGAATAATACATTGCCGATCAGTTTGGTGTTTCCAATGCTATTGATGTAAGCAGTGGTATATTCACCTTGTTTTCCCTGAAGGAGTTTTGACCTGAGAACTATACAAATGACGGTGAACAAGGCTATTCCCATAAGAATAGCAGGTATCCTTTGAAACGGTAATGCGTTCTTTGCCTCTTCCTTAATGTTCAGGTTTAACAGCATGATTACAAAGAGGAAGAGCACCATAATCGCCCCTGCATAGACAATGATCTGAACAGCAGCAATGAATTGCGCCTCAAGCAATATATAGAGCACCGCGATGCTGACCATGGTCTGAATAAGATATAAAGCGCCGAAGACGGGGTTTTTCTCAAAGATAAGATAAACCGCAGTGGTTACAGCAACCGCAGCCATGATATAAAATAAATAGGCTTCCATAGAAATCTCAAGCTCCCATTGCCAAACAATCTGTCATAACCAACCCCTCAATCCCCTCCTGAGAAGGGACTCAGGGGTTGGTTCGCTTAGCCCGCCCTACCGCAAACTCATTCCCTCTTGAATTTTTAGCCGATGATTCCCCCCGGCAAATTCCTCTTTCTCGTGAGGTCTAATAATTTTTCCTTATCAAAGACGTCCTTGTTCTGATAGGTAGCCAATTCAAAGGTATCCCTGAGTATGATGGCTCTTACCGGACAAGCCTCTTCACAATAGCCGCAGTAAATGCAGCGAAAGGCATCCAATTCATACATTTTGGGATACCTCCTGTGCGTTTCATCCTCGCCTCCCTCGACAGTGATGCACTGTGAAGGGCACACCTTTGCGCACAGGCCGCATGCGACACACTTTTCCCTTCCATCCTTTCCTATCTGCAATTCAGGCAGCCCTCGAAACCTTGCAGAGAGTTTTGGCCGTTCGTCAGGATACTGTATTGTGGCGCAGGTGCCCGGACTAAGAAATCGTTTGAGTGTGAGTATCAGACCTTTAATGAGCGGTAAAATCATGCTATCCCTTCAGAACCATGATAAGTCCTGTAATTATGATATTGAGCAGCGAAAGCGGCAACAGAAACTTCCAGCCAAAATGCATTAATTGATCGTATCTGAGCCTTGGGAACGTTGACCGTATCCAGATAAAGAAAAACAAGCAGGCTGACAATTTTACCATGAACCATACCACCGGAGGTAAAAATGGCCCCTGCCATCCGCCCAGGAAAAAGGTTACGGCAATTGCAGATACCGTGATCATGTTGGCATATTCTGCCATGAAGAACATGGCAAATTTCATACTGCTGTATTCCGTATGATATCCCGCCACCAGTTCTGACTCTGCCTCAGGAAGGTCAAACGGGCAGCGATTGACCTCGGCTATGGCGCTTATGGCATAAATAAAAAATCCGACTGGTTGTAAGACAATGTTCCATAATTTCGCCTGGGCATTGACAACATCCACCAGACTTAACGATTCGGTTAACATAACCACTCCGATGAGCGACAGCCCAAGGGTCAATTCGTAACTGATCATCTGAGCTGAAGACCGTATCCCGCCCAATAATGAGTATTTGTTGTTTGATGCCCAGCCAGCCATAACAACGCCGTAAATACCTAAAGAGGACACGGCAAAAACGTAAAGGAACCCGATATTGATATCGGTAATTACCAGATCTACGCTGTATCCGAAGATCTTTACCTTGTCCCCGAAAGGGATGACGGCAAAGGTCATCAGGGCGGGAATCATGGCCATGGCGGGCGCCAGTATAAAAAGCAGTTTACTTGCCTTTTCCGGAATAATATCTTCCTTGAACAGCAGCTTTATGCCGTCGGCAATGGGTTGCAACAACCCGTGAGGTCCAACACGCATCGGCCCCAGCCGCACCTGCATGTGCGCCATGATCTTTCTTTCGAGCCAGATCATGGAGATAACCATAAGCTGGATCGCGCCAAATACCAGAAAGATCTTTATGCAGGCAATAATAAGGTATACAAGCGACTCTGTATTCATTTAGTGAACGTTTGCCTCTTTCTGTTGCATCCTCTGGCCGCAACATTCCAAGATACCGGTCGTTTCAACGATAACATCTATCTCCTGTCCGCATACATTGCATCTGAATTTTACACCATCTTCAGGCTTATGATGTGCAGTTGTCCAGGTGGCCATCATTCCCCTGGCACCTACAAAGCGCATCTCCTGACCGCAGCATACCAGCACTCCGAAGCCTTCTTTGGTAACAACTACTTTTTGTCTGCAGATTTCGCAAAAATATGTTTGCCCTTTTTTCGCCATATATTTACCCTGTTTCCTTGCAAATTTTGACGGGGGTGTACACCCTGTCACGCAGGAGATTTACCGGTACCCACTCATAATCTTCAGAAACAAAAATGGTGCCTTCGGGTGTTTTGCCGGCAACCTTTGCCTGGAGTTTTATCTTATTTTGCATAGATTCAATAACAATCATATCCCCGTCCTGGATATCCATTTTCCGGGCATCTTTTCTGTTTATTTCCACAAAACATTCCGGGGCAACCAGAGTAAGGGACTTTGAATGCCGGGAAAAAGCGCCCTGATGATTCAAACTGGCGCCGGTAAGCAGGATAAAAGGGAAATCCTTTCTCCTTATGATACTGAAAGATTCGGGTTGAATTATTTCAAACTTATATTTTACCGGTCTTTTCTTATCATAAACAAAAGATACCCATTGGAATTCTTTCCTCTTCAAACGGTCATAATTAACACCTGCATACAGGGGGGCTATGCTTCCTATTTCACTCAATATCTCTTTCACGGATGCGTATGAATAGGATTGTCCCATCTTTTTGGCAAGGTCACAAATAATTTGCCAATCTGGTCTGGCGTCTCCCACTGGTGGTATAGCTTTGTTTAGCCGTTGTACGGTCATCCCCATATTGGTGAAGGTTCCTTCCCGTTCGGCATAGGTAACTGCAGGGAGGACGACATCTGCCAATTGCGCGGTTTCCGTCAGGAATGTATCCTGGACAACAAGAAAGCCTACCCTTCTCAACGCCTCCCGGATATCTTTGCCGTAGGGATAATGCATGACGGGATTTTCTCCCATAACGTAGAGCGCTTTTAATTTTCCATTGAGTGCAAGATCAATAACATTCGGGGAGTCTTTCTGGAAAATATCGTCAGCAAGTTTTACGCCCCATAATTTTCCCACCTTTTCCCTGCCGGATGTATCGTGGATATCACCGTATCCCGGAAAGAATCCGGGGACAACCCCCATATCATTTACACCCTGAGAATTGTTATGGGATCTTGAAAACAAAACCGAAATCTTACCAGGACTTGTCTTTTCATCATGAGCGGCGTTGATAAGTACGCAGAGGTTCATCAAGGTTCTTATGGTGATTTCTCCCAGAGGGTCTTCTTCAATGTCTTTACCGCAAATGATACAGCAATTTCCCGGTTTTGTTAATAATGCGGATACACTTCTCAAGGTTTCTTCAGAAATGCCGGTTGATTGAGAAGCATCCCTTACACTGAACTTATCTAATGAGGAACACAGTTCATGAAAATTGTCCGCCGATATCTCTGCCTTCTTTAAGTCAACCAGGTTTTCATCAATAACGATCTTCATCAAGGCGTTCATGAATATGGCCTGGCTTCCCAAGGTATATTGTAAACGGATATCATTTTTGGCCACGCTATTGAATTGAACGTTTCTTATATTGGCAACAATGAGATTGGCGTTGTTCATCCTTATAGCTTTTCGGGCCATGCTTCCGGCTACAGGATGAGCCTCAGTCACGTCTGCACCAAAGAAGAATAAGGTATTTGCATTCTCAATTTCTTTCAATGATGCTGACGCAATCCCGTTCACAACAGATTGATACATCAGCCTGTTCAGATACGGTGATTTTATATTGGACAGGTTGTCAATGTGGTTCGTTCCCAGCACAGACCGGCAGAATTTCTGGAAGAGATAGTTGTCCTCATTGGTGCATTTTTCAGAACCGATGCCTCCTACCGATTTCCCGCCATGTTCCTGTATCACTTGCTGAAATCTTTTTGATACGTAATCAATGGCTTCATTCCACGAGACGGGATAGAATTCACCGTTTTTTCTGATTAAAGGAGTCTTTATGCGTTCAGGAGAATGGATAAATTCATGACCGAATCTGCCTTTAACGCAGAGGTTACCCTCGTTTATTCCCAAACGGTCATGGGATGTGATACGCCTCACACTTTCCGTCTTGGTATTTACCACGACCGTACAGCCAACGGAACAGTATGGACAAATCGTAGGCGTGTTTTTGAATTCCCATGGTCTGCCCCTGAACCCTAAGGTTCTATCCTGCCAGGCTCCGGTTGGACACACTGCGACACAGCCACCGCAGAAACTACACTCCAGCGGTCTGTCAAAGGCGGTGCCAATGACCGTTTTAAAGCCGCGGTTTTGGAAGTCGATGGCGCTGACCCCTTCAATCTCCTTGCAGGCGCTTACACACCGGCCGCACAAAATACACCGGTTCCGGTTTAATTCTAAAACCGGATTATCCCGGATCACCGGGTGATGCATCCTCACGGTCTTGAATCTGCCAGGACCCAGATTCAGTTCGCTGGTAATGTTTTGCAATCCGCATTCACCGGATTTGTCACAGGTAGGACAAGAGAGTTCATGATGGGCCAATAGATATTCCATAACGGACTTTCGGTACCGGATTACTTTCTGCGTATTTACTTTTACAATCATTCCCTCAGATACGGGGTGCGCACAGGCAAACCGGTGTCCGGTTCTTTTCCGTTCAGTGACTTCTACAAAACAAAGCCTGCAACCCCCAAATTGTGAGAGTTTGGGATGG contains:
- a CDS encoding NADH-quinone oxidoreductase subunit N; protein product: MTNVSIMTFNVLSILPILILAGFAMIVLLVDVLSSRRLGEKNLLAYLSLMGIVTAAIFARNPTGTTLFSFHETFTIDNYSLFFNFIFLLSTGLTVLISHSYIKREEINHGEYYALIMFSTIGMMLMASGADLLNIYIGLEVMSISIYILTGFKRSKLISNEASLKYFLLGAFATGFLLYGISAIYGTTGTINLRQIAGFIAGKGGISDPLLLMGMGLIIIGLGFKVASVPFHAWVPDVYEGAPTAITAFMSVGPKAAGFAAFLRIFMTAFGSSHYEWQKVIFILAVLTMTMGNIVAIAQTNIKRMLAYSSIAHAGYLLIALVSANNMGVPGTLFYILAYTFMNIGAFAIVIVLSHKGDEFIQINDYAGLGFKHPLLAIAMTLFMLSMAGVPPMAGFVGKFYIFSAAIKSGYVGLAVIGVINSVISVYYYLRITVIMYMKESTREFTPLTISPLIVAAIVISVVGTLQLGIFPSRVMEIAQQATLLFK
- a CDS encoding NADH-quinone oxidoreductase subunit M, translated to MPILSLIAFLPIIGVFFILSMDSRRAELIRATALLVSIVVFFISLPLYFAFDARTYEMQFVEKLRWIPSFGIHYHVGIDGISLFLILLTTFITPLAILASWHVARNVREYMVAMLVLETGMIGVFISLDVFLFYVFWELMLIPMYLLIGVWGGPRRIYAAVKFFLYTMAGSVFMLLAIIALYFLNYRATGEYTFNLLEFYRLDLSFAVQFWLFLAFAFAFAIKVPMFPFHTWLPDAHVEAPTAGSVILAGVLLKMGTYGFVRFCLPLFPEASHAFIPVISWMAIVGIIYGALVSMVQDDLKKLVAYSSVSHLGFVMLGIFAFNIQGIEGGITQMVNHGLSTGALFLVVGMLYERRHTRMIADFGGLTKRIPVFATFFMIVTLSSIGLPGLNGFVGEFLILVGTFKSRMLYASIATSGIILAAVYMLWMFQRVMFHEITHEENKTLPDMNKRELAILIPIIMIIFWIGIYPNSFLRKMDASVNHLLKKAGEKTDMVSGVQKQSNLGQLPKNVAPKIDIIPEAKTEW
- the nuoL gene encoding NADH-quinone oxidoreductase subunit L — protein: MLNLVALILVFPLIGAAINGLIGKRLRKETVGYIACGAIGLSFFVSILVFCGLLQLPPGERLFEKHLFSWIESGSFKSAAGLQVDPLSSLMILVVTGVGFLIHIYSIGYMHEDKGYHRYFCYLNLFTFSMLLLVLGNNFLLMFIGWEAVGLCSYLLIGFWFEKKSASNAAKKAFVVNRVGDFGFALGIMLIFLTFHSIDFTEVFSAASHGNFEVGSFTVTIITLLLFMGATGKSAQIPLYTWLPDAMEGPTPVSALIHAATMVTAGVYMIARCNVLYLLSPFTMTVVASIGAGTALFAASIGLVQNDIKRVLAYSTISQLGYMFLACGVGAFTAGVFHLMIHAFFKALLFLGSGSVIHALSGEQDMRKMGGLRHHIPVTYKTFLIGTVAIAGIPPFAGFFSKDEILLESLVRGNFIYWMIGAFAAFLTAFYMFRLLFMTFHGESRVDHHAMEHLHESPKNMTLPLMILAGLSFFGGFLGIPGASAITGFLSPVFGEHGHAESSAAEAGVHHSAWLPYLMMVISTAIALAGIFLAYQMYRKKTELPGKLAGRFRVIYKLLLNKYYVDEMYDALFVNPTKKISVQLWKRVDSGMIDGSVNGIARLVGGIGNVLRLLQTGYIRNYAFYIVIGCIFIIVFMVLGRGK
- the nuoK gene encoding NADH-quinone oxidoreductase subunit NuoK, giving the protein MITITHYLVLSAILFTLGVVGVMIRRNAIIIFMCIELMLNAVNLSFVAFAHYLNSMQGQLFVFFTMTVAAAEAAVGLAIIVAVFRNKETVNIDDINIMKW
- a CDS encoding NADH-quinone oxidoreductase subunit J, which encodes MEAYLFYIMAAVAVTTAVYLIFEKNPVFGALYLIQTMVSIAVLYILLEAQFIAAVQIIVYAGAIMVLFLFVIMLLNLNIKEEAKNALPFQRIPAILMGIALFTVICIVLRSKLLQGKQGEYTTAYINSIGNTKLIGNVLFTDYLLPFEITSILLFVAAIGAIMLAKRKL
- a CDS encoding NuoI/complex I 23 kDa subunit family protein, translated to MILPLIKGLILTLKRFLSPGTCATIQYPDERPKLSARFRGLPELQIGKDGREKCVACGLCAKVCPSQCITVEGGEDETHRRYPKMYELDAFRCIYCGYCEEACPVRAIILRDTFELATYQNKDVFDKEKLLDLTRKRNLPGGIIG
- the nuoH gene encoding NADH-quinone oxidoreductase subunit NuoH is translated as MNTESLVYLIIACIKIFLVFGAIQLMVISMIWLERKIMAHMQVRLGPMRVGPHGLLQPIADGIKLLFKEDIIPEKASKLLFILAPAMAMIPALMTFAVIPFGDKVKIFGYSVDLVITDINIGFLYVFAVSSLGIYGVVMAGWASNNKYSLLGGIRSSAQMISYELTLGLSLIGVVMLTESLSLVDVVNAQAKLWNIVLQPVGFFIYAISAIAEVNRCPFDLPEAESELVAGYHTEYSSMKFAMFFMAEYANMITVSAIAVTFFLGGWQGPFLPPVVWFMVKLSACLFFFIWIRSTFPRLRYDQLMHFGWKFLLPLSLLNIIITGLIMVLKG
- a CDS encoding molybdopterin-dependent oxidoreductase — encoded protein: MNIIHLVIDDKPIVAPEGTNIFQAALDNDIYVPGLCYHPKLSQFGGCRLCFVEVTERKRTGHRFACAHPVSEGMIVKVNTQKVIRYRKSVMEYLLAHHELSCPTCDKSGECGLQNITSELNLGPGRFKTVRMHHPVIRDNPVLELNRNRCILCGRCVSACKEIEGVSAIDFQNRGFKTVIGTAFDRPLECSFCGGCVAVCPTGAWQDRTLGFRGRPWEFKNTPTICPYCSVGCTVVVNTKTESVRRITSHDRLGINEGNLCVKGRFGHEFIHSPERIKTPLIRKNGEFYPVSWNEAIDYVSKRFQQVIQEHGGKSVGGIGSEKCTNEDNYLFQKFCRSVLGTNHIDNLSNIKSPYLNRLMYQSVVNGIASASLKEIENANTLFFFGADVTEAHPVAGSMARKAIRMNNANLIVANIRNVQFNSVAKNDIRLQYTLGSQAIFMNALMKIVIDENLVDLKKAEISADNFHELCSSLDKFSVRDASQSTGISEETLRSVSALLTKPGNCCIICGKDIEEDPLGEITIRTLMNLCVLINAAHDEKTSPGKISVLFSRSHNNSQGVNDMGVVPGFFPGYGDIHDTSGREKVGKLWGVKLADDIFQKDSPNVIDLALNGKLKALYVMGENPVMHYPYGKDIREALRRVGFLVVQDTFLTETAQLADVVLPAVTYAEREGTFTNMGMTVQRLNKAIPPVGDARPDWQIICDLAKKMGQSYSYASVKEILSEIGSIAPLYAGVNYDRLKRKEFQWVSFVYDKKRPVKYKFEIIQPESFSIIRRKDFPFILLTGASLNHQGAFSRHSKSLTLVAPECFVEINRKDARKMDIQDGDMIVIESMQNKIKLQAKVAGKTPEGTIFVSEDYEWVPVNLLRDRVYTPVKICKETG